From Dasypus novemcinctus isolate mDasNov1 chromosome 19, mDasNov1.1.hap2, whole genome shotgun sequence, a single genomic window includes:
- the PHETA1 gene encoding sesquipedalian-1, producing MKLNERSLASYATSAAPADNAGFLHKRGGRHAAFQRRWFVLRGNMLFYFEEPGSREPVGVIVLEGCTVELVEAAADFAFALRFAGPRARTYVLAAESQAALEAWVKALSRASFHYLRLVLRELERQLAAAGGPAPRPRAPAPRDNGRAAWSAEPRAEPPAAPPAAPAPPPRAPGPAAFAQLHERYGQEVRALRRRGGRDPQP from the coding sequence aTGAAGCTCAACGAGCGCAGCCTGGCCTCCTACGCGACGAGCGCGGCGCCGGCCGACAACGCGGGCTTCCTGCACAAGAGGGGCGGGCGGCACGCCGCCTTCCAGCGCCGCTGGTTCGTGCTGCGCGGCAACATGCTCTTCTACTTCGAGGAGCCGGGCAGCCGCGAGCCGGTGGGCGTCATCGTGCTGGAGGGCTGCACGGTGGAGCTGGTGGAGGCGGCCGCCGACTTCGCCTTCGCGCTGCGCTTCGCGGGCCCGCGCGCGCGCACCTACGTGCTGGCGGCCGAGAGCCAGGCGGCGCTGGAGGCCTGGGTGAAGGCGCTGTCGCGCGCCAGCTTCCACTACCTGCGCCTGGTGCTGCGCGAGCTCGAGCGGCAGCtggcggcggcgggcggcccggccccgcgcccccgcgcccccgcgccccgggACAACGGCCGCGCCGCCTGGAGCGCCGAGCCCCGCGCCGAgccccccgccgcgccccccgccgcgcccgcgccgccgccccgcgccccgggccccgccgccTTCGCGCAGCTGCACGAGCGCTACGGGCAGGAGGTGCGCGCGCTGCGGCGCCGCGGGGGCCGGGACCCGCAGCCCTGA